The following proteins are encoded in a genomic region of Spirosoma sp. SC4-14:
- a CDS encoding DUF1810 domain-containing protein, translated as MNEDSGLKRFLDAQQHDYDRALAEIQNGRKQSHWMWYIFPQIAGLGFSHMARFYAIKDLTEATNYLHHPVLGNRLVEIAGALLAIQGKTALQIMGSPDDLKLHSSMTLFSLVEGADPVFQNVLDMYYNGKPDPQTIERAT; from the coding sequence ATGAACGAAGACTCCGGCTTAAAACGGTTTCTGGACGCTCAGCAGCATGACTATGACCGGGCGCTGGCTGAAATACAAAACGGACGGAAACAAAGTCACTGGATGTGGTATATTTTTCCGCAGATTGCGGGGCTGGGCTTTAGCCATATGGCCCGGTTTTATGCAATTAAAGACCTGACAGAAGCTACTAACTATCTGCACCACCCTGTTTTAGGAAATCGACTTGTCGAAATAGCAGGAGCGCTACTGGCTATTCAGGGCAAAACAGCTTTGCAGATTATGGGCTCGCCCGACGATCTGAAACTACATTCGAGTATGACGCTGTTTAGTTTGGTTGAGGGTGCTGATCCGGTTTTTCAGAACGTGCTGGACATGTATTATAACGGCAAGCCCGATCCACAAACCATCGAGCGAGCTACATGA